From the genome of Aphelocoma coerulescens isolate FSJ_1873_10779 unplaced genomic scaffold, UR_Acoe_1.0 HiC_scaffold_94, whole genome shotgun sequence, one region includes:
- the LOC138102600 gene encoding heat shock factor protein 5-like, whose protein sequence is MAELPLPAGLNASTFPAKLWRLANSPRVRSVRWDTQGQGLLIDRALFEQELLSPAGADGAGGEGGAALPDSFKATHFGSVVRQLNLYGFQKVLGWFGAAVPGDAGAVVHFKNPNFRRDRPDLLLRIKRLTRANRQRLAAGLEVRSRQPSRFQQLNTERPLLHFPAGHPPGAGETGWELRA, encoded by the coding sequence ATGGCCGAGCTGCCGCTGCCCGCCGGGCTCAATGCCAGCACCTTCCCCGCCAAGCTGTGGCGCCTGGCGAACAGCCCCCGCGTCCGCTCCGTGCgctgggacacccagggccaggggctgctcatCGACCGCGCCCtctttgagcaggagctgctcagcccgGCCGGCGCCGACGGGGCGGGCGGAGAGGGAGGGGCGGCGCTGCCGGACTCCTTCAAAGCCACGCACTTCGGCAGCGTCGTCCGGCAGCTCAATCTCTACGGCTTCCAGAAGGTGCTGGGTTGGTTTGGCGCGGCTGTGCCGGGCGATGCCGGGGCCGTCGTGCACTTCAAGAATCCCAACTTCCGCCGCGACCGCCCCGACCTCCTCCTGCGCATCAAGCGCCTGACCAGGGCCAACAGGCAGCGGCTGGCAGCCGGGCTGGAGGTGCGCAGCCGCCAGCCCAGCCGCTTCCAGCAGCTCAACacggagcggccgctgctgcacTTCCCCGCCGGGCACCCCCCCGGCGCCGGTGAGACGGGGTGGGAGCTGCGGGCGTGA